TCTTCTGTGGGAGACCTTGGTTCAAATCCCGCCTGTGACATCCCTGTGACTCAAACAATATCTATGAATAACGCTGGTATTTCTTCTTATTTCCAACGACAAAAACCACCCACTACTGGAAGCATTACTAAACCACCCACTACTATCAAATATGGTTGAGGCGCTTGTACTTGTTGGCTTAACAAAGTCCTCAGAGTTGCCAAACTGATAGGAGTGTTATGTTAGGgaagtgtgtgtgcgtttgcgtgtgtgtgtctgtgtgcatgggAAACACACTTGTTCCctgacacttgtagaatctatgccaaggtgcttTGAAGACACTTTATGACACATTATGTTGGTGTTTCTTtgattttggcagttacctgtatctatCTGTAGGAAATTCCTCACATTTGCCCTTTATCACTTTTTAAATTCAACCTCCTCTTTGTATTTTAATGGACACACCATCACGATAGCTCCAACTCTAACCAGCAATAGTTAACAGAAATACAGTCCTTTATTCAAGCCAAATTCTGAACAGTTTTTAAACTGTCTATCCAGCTTTACCGCAACTCTGTATCCACTTCAGTAGCTTTCCATGATTGGTCTCCTGTCCTGGACAAGACTGAAGGACCATTTATCTGAGTCCAGTTGATGTGCCATTTGGTAACGCTTACTTTTAACGGGTTCTTGTTACAGTGTAATAAcatgtgtaattacactgtaacaagtattgtagttaacgTAACAACTCATAGTTACAGTGTAATAACATGTGTAATTACACTGcaacaagtattgtagttaactgtAACAACTCATAGTTACAGCGTAATAAcatgtgtaattacactgtaacaagtattttAGATAACTGTAACAACTCATAGTTACAGTGTAATAAcatgtgtaattacactgtaacaagtattgtattttattttttattttttcatactggccccctgtgggaatcgaacccacaaccctggcgttgcaaacgccatgctctaccaactgagctacatccctgccggccattccctcccctaccctggacgacgctgggccaattgtgcgccgccccatggcgGCTTCATACAATTAATTAATTGAAAACTGTGACAAAGGTTGGGATCCTTTGTGGATGTGCTGGGTGTCTGATAGATTATAGCCTATGCTCAATAGGCTCTAATTACTTACCCATGAATGTGCATTGTAAAAAATATACTGTATCTCCAGTCAATGTTGTTGCCCCCAAAATAAAGCATACCATATGGGTTAAATTAGTTGAGCTTACGAAAACATATCTAATATGAGTGTCATcccaggggcggcaggtagcttagtggttaagagcgttgtgccagtaactgaaaggtcgctggttctaatccccgagccgactaggtgaaaaatctgtcgacgtgcccttgagcaaggcacttaaccctaattgctcatgtaagtcgctctggataagagcgtctgctaaatgactaaaatgtaaaaaatgtaaatgtaatcccaGATGAGGAATAAGACattatttcaaagcatagtacatgtaatgtttgCCTAAGTACAATGTagttactagttgttacacaggatttagctagttaaaatgaagtgtatcttgcgGGGTACTTATTTGTAATGAATGTTTActtatacagtacattacccatcctgacaaccttgCCCTCATTTTTAACATTTCTGGAAGCAGTGgcagtgtgtgggtaaaatcacaggggaagccaagccaggtaAAATAAAAagacatattacaacctatgtgttgtgataattgcgttgtttgctctgtaacctgttagttcatatgccttaaCACTGTGATGTAAAGGCCAAAGGCCGAGACAATaggaagacacagtggcagaataaattcatcCACACCTTTGTTTGATCacatctgtctggtgaagtccacaaaacatattgcattcaacaaacagttacatgacctacagcatggtcaagcaagttaatgtttccgacatttttggacttctaaacaactattgattagaaccacggagagttaccgcaagtcgcaaagaaaacagctgctgcctccactattccagcaacatttcaacataatctaatcacctatgcttagtctaatacagtgataactaaaagataccaaaaacgatttagtccaatgaacgtaagctaaatatgatgtggctgtccatggcactgatttgtgtgtgtgtgtgtgtgtgtgtgtgtgtgtgtgtgtgtgtgtgagtgtgtgtgtgtgtgtgcaagtagaaaggacatgttgactcaccctatttCTAGAGAAACACCAATGTCATCCTCCTcattcatgttgcctaaacggtctatgcctctaattactagttgttacacaggttttagctagttaaaatgaagtgtatcttgaggAGTACTTACTTGTAATGAATGTGTACTTATaaagtacattacccatcctgacaaccaggccctcaatttaaagcttctGGAATCAagatccaagtgggagaataaacaCATTAGTACAGCACAGAGTACATGTTATACCTgcataagtacaatgtaattactaggtgttacacaggatttagctagttaaaatgaagtgtatcttgaggggtacaggagagagattTGCACAGTTATCAAATCGTTATGCCAGGGTAAACCTACAAGAAACACAGACCTATGAAGTAGTTCTGAAATCACAGATGGAAATAGGAATGGTAAAAAAGCGATTGTAACCATTTCCGGGTTTTATGaatcatactgtggtactcaatTGTTGTCACATGAAGTCAGTGGCAACACAAGGGGACACGTTCGAGGTTGTTTTTATTTTGAGTGTGTTGCGCATATGGGAAGATATTGTTCCTTGACATGATGCCTTCATTCCTGAGATAAATACATAATTGCACCAACGCATCCTATCCACAAGTGAGAATGTTCTTCAACAGTGAAACCCTTGCAAGATTATGTGATGAATAAGAGTTTGGCTTATGACCATTTAAGTACAGTATAAACCATTATTCAACAAAGCTTACAATTTGGCAAGCACAAATGACAATTTCCCAATTTTAACCATAACTGTTTATTAATGTGTCTAAAATGTTTAATTGATGGTTAAAGTAAGTGACCCATTGTCAAACACACCGTTCAATtacttaaatttttttttttaatgatgtTAACCGTTGGTGAACCTGTTTTTGCCACTGCGCTCTTAAGCTTCAATTAATTTGAAACAAAAGCTTGACCTGGGCCTGGGCATCAGACTCTAGAGCTCTTTACTGCAGAGCTGTGTCAATGAGTGCATCttcaagtaaaacattttttggtatctgtactttgctttcctatgtatatttttgacaacttttactttaacCCCACTACAGttctaaagaaaataatttactttttaTTCCATACATTTTCCAAAACCAAAAATACTCATTACATTTCGactgcttagcaggacaggaaagtggtccaattcacacacttatcaagagaacatccctgatcatccctactgcctctgatctggtggactcactaaacacagtagcttcgtttgtaaattatgtaaaTTATGGAATTGTACATTTTGGAATGGACTCTATCCACATgtgtatttatcctactgtttttGCCAAACAAATGTCAATGTTTTTTGTCTTAGTGTTggagtctgagtgttggagtgtgcaaaACGAACAAAACAAGACAATCGTGCCGTCTGATTTGGTTAATAAGGAATGTGAaatattttacttttgatacttatgtacagtatatttaaaaccaaagacttttagacttttactcatggagtattttactgggtgacattcacttttacttcagtcattttttactaaggtatctttacttttactcatgtatgacaattgggtactttatCCACCACTGGCTATCATATAAACATATGAAATACCTATGAAAATAAATACATCAAAGACATGTTTTATATCAACAATACTATTATATTAttcctatactgtatatatatacattaataaaatatatataaaaggATGGCTCTCTTAGTAGGGCAATGACCCCATAACTGTCCTGACACATtgatttaaccttttactgcagtgggctaaatcagggtcacacagagtgattcttggtagtcttaaacaaatctacatttgaagcaaaagtatacacctcacacacatggtaatgaccttaaaaaaagaagacacgtgtaccatgtcagatatagagttgaaatgtattgcattttgagtttgcatccaaaTATTTCACTTTATATACACCACAGaatactgaaatataacaaaacagtttgacatagaaacaccagattttcggcaacaaaaaaatatataccttcataaattatgaaattatgaaacatATTAATAATATTCCACCCATGATGCCAGTAGGTCATTTGACTCTAGGAAAGGGATCTATGTGTCTTTGGACCAGAGGGAACAGTGCCCCCTGCTGGCACTCCAACACCACTTGTTCTGGTTATGGTGTCCCATACAAGGGGCCAACCCTGCTTCAGAGGCAAGCCTGCAGAGGGGTTGCAGGGTGGCACAGCTTCCAGCTTCCAGCACCAGACAAAGACTGATCAAGTGCTAGTGGTGGTAGGTGGGGAGAGAGTCTCAATGGAACGTTGATTCTGACGCTGTTGGTTTCTGTAGGAGAGAAGAAGGTGTGCTGATTAACCCTCTGAGATACGTGGCAGAACAGATACTGTACTCTGTCAAGCTTCAAACCATTCTTAATTCAGGGAAAATATATGGCCCATGTTCTATAAGCCAAgggcacacagagagacagtaaagaatatatatatatatatatatatatatatatatatatatatatttatttatatataaataACTGTATAACTTAGATTTGTGTGGGtaaatgttgtgaaattgttagatattacttgttagatattactgcactgtcggagctacaAGCACAagcccgcaataacatctgctaaacacgtgtatgtgaccaataaaatgtgatttgatttgatatgtatatacactgtaggcactgagtgttcaaaacattaggaacaccttcctaatattgagttgcatcccccactcccccttttgtcctcagaacagcctcaattcatcggggcatggactctgcgAGGTGTCGAAGGCGTTTCACAGGGATCTGGCCAAtgtccaatgcttcccacagttgtgtcaagttggctggctgtcctttgggtggtggaccattcttgataaacacggtaaactgttgagcgtgaaaaacccagcagcgttgcaaatATTGACACTAACCGGTGCGCCtgccacctactaccatacaccgttcaaaggcacttaagtattttgtcttgcccattcaccctctgaatggcacacatacacaatccatgtctcaattgtcaaaAAGGCTTAAaagttaacctgtctcctccccttcatctacattggttgaaatggatttaacaaaagggagaggaaagggaaagggggatatctagtcagttgtacaactgaatgcattcaactgaaatgtgtcttccgcatttaacccaacctctctgaataagagaggtgtggagggctgccttaatcgacatccacatcATCGGCGCCCAGGggacagtgggttaactgccttgctcaggggcagaacgacagatttttaccttgtcagcctgacagtgacatcaataagggatcatagctttcacctggattcaactggtCAGACTATGCCATGTTttgaaatgtggtcctctgtaggtcagctggtagagcacggcgcttgtaacgccaaggtagtgggttcgatccccgggaccacccatacacaaaaaaatgtatgcacgcatgactgtaagtcgctttggataaaagcgtctgctaaatggcatatatatatatatttttttatattacatttacattgacataatTTATGCAGTATTTATGTAGTTCACACCCATAATCCATTTAAACTTTAATCGTTTATTCAAACAACTAAATTGACTAAAATAAGTCATAAGAAAAAGCATAATTCTGACTTTATAACATAGCTTGTGCAATACAATACATATATACACTCACACTTTGGTCTGTCTTTTAATCAGTTTTTTGGCAAAGCTCCCATTTGGGTCGAGACAGAGCAATCTTCCAGTTTTCAATGTGACACTGATTGatatagaaagagaaagagaaagagaaagagaaagagaaagagaaagagaaagagagagagagagagagagagagagagagagagagagagagagagagagagagagagagagagagagagagagagagagagagagagagagagaggaggatgagtaaGATAAATagtgggggggagggagagatgtttaataaaataaaattgatcatgaaaatatacagtggggagaacaagtatttgatacactgccgattttgcaggttttcctacttacaaagcatgtagaggtctgtaatttttatcatatgtacacttcaactgtgagagacggaaaaaagccagaaaatcacattgtatgatttttaagtaattcatttgcattttattgcatgacataagtatttgatacatcagaaaagcttaacttaatatttggtacagaaacctttgtttgcaattacagagatcatacgtttcctgtaggtcttgaccaggtttgcacacactgcagcagggattttggcccactcctccatacagaccttctccagatccttcaggtttcgggggctgtcgctgggcaatacggactttcagctccctccaaagattttctattgggttcaggtctggagactggctaggccactccaggaccttgagatgcttcttacggagccactccttagttgccctggctgtgtgtttcgggtcgttgtcatgctggaagacccagccacgacccatcttcaatactcttactgagggaaggaggttgttggccaagatctcgcgatacatggccccatccatcctcccctcaatacggtgcagtcgtcctgtcccctttgcagaaaaccatccccaaagaatgatgtttccacctccatgcttcacggttgggatggtgttcttggggttgtactcatcctttctcttcctccaaacacggcgagtggagtttagaccaaaaagctctatttttgtctcatcagacgacatgaccttctcccattcctcctctggatcatccagatggtcattagcaaacttcagacgggcctggacatgtgctggcttgagcagggggaccttgtgtgcgctgcaggattttaatccatgacggcgtagtgtgttactaatggtttttgagactgtagtcccagctctcttcaggtcattgaccaggtcctgctgtgtagttctgggatgatccctcaccttcctcatgatcattgatgcccccacgaggtgagatcttgcatggagccccagaccgagggtgattgaccgtcatcttgaacttcttccattttctaataattgcgccaactgttgttgccttctcaccaagctgcttgcctattgtcctgtagcccatcccagccttgtgcaggtctacaattttatccctgatgtccttacacagctctctggtcttggccattgtggagaggttggagtatgtttgattgagtgtgtggacaggtgtcttttatacaggtaacgagttcaaacaggtgcagttaatacaggtaatgagtggagaacaggaggctttcttaaagaaaaaaactaacaggtctgtgagagccggaattcttactggttggtaagtgatcaaatacttatgtcatgaaataaaatgcaaattaattacttaaaaatcatacaatgtgattttctggatttttgttttagattccgtctctcacagttgaagtgaacctatgataaaaattacagacctctacatgctttttaagtaggaaaacctgcaaaatcgacagtgtatcaaatacttgttctccccactgtatagtgtgtGCATCTAATTTTATttaagtacagtatagtacattacagtacagtacagcacagtatagtatagtaactCACATGACTTCTTCCTTAGAGCAGTGTGAGCGAGGAGGGTAATGGGTCAGTTTCATGATTAAACTGGtagtcacattttacatttacattttagtcatttagcagacgctcttatccagagcgacttacaggagcaattagggttaagtgccttgctcaagggcacatttacgtcatttagcagacgctcttatccagagcgactcacaaattggtgcattcaccctatagccagtgggataaccactttacaattttggggggtggggggggtagaaggattactttatcctatcccaggtcaCCTCACCTGCATGTACTTTAGGGCAGCGGCATCGAGGATCTGCTATAGCTCTCCCTGTAGAGAAAATAGCGAAAGTCAAACAAAACACTTTAGTCTCCCTATACATTCATCAACAATTTCCTAATCTAGTTTTAGACAGGGATTCAATCTGAAAACGTGTTACAGCGcgcttgacatttaaaggtaatttccgaatGAGCTGATATTTGAAGCGTTTACTGTACCTCAAATATGATCTCAGCCAACgaggtaacattgcctttaaaaggcgCATCATGGACAACGTTAGaaggattgaatcccggccttaaCATCTTAGTGTAAATTGCAAGAAATGAATAACATAGTTCACACCCATAGTCCATAATTCTATAGTTAGATACagtggaaaacctgcaaaatcggcagtgtatcaaatacttgttctccccactgtatatttatatatatatatatatatatattgtgatgtcacgagaggctacacagctttcagcgggattgctcaagtagtgcaaggagaccaggttcaaccaaaacaaggattttattataggtcttgggaaattaacgaaaatataacaaaattctgttctcttgtggctctttaagggttaacagttcagggatgtctcttccacatccaaaatcataattctcactcgctcagataacttttccccagccttactgtagtccacgttgcagctagtggccaacccagcaaaaagtccttccaaatgtctcacacgtatttccacaggtgcatatatccaaaggtgagtatttcccaaaggtaagtatctccaaatccttatattcctcatggaagtggacgtgcagcactcttgtcctccagagagcccaggttggagactgtgtctcttcccttcccaaaccttcagctcatcagctcctcatttgtttcagctgcgtgggaagattggccatagaggggtggagttcccgaccataccagcagatggagccatagctgtctgggtttgcagccacctcaggggatgtaacgtccctccaggacacagcctctcgtgacatcacacatccccctcctcgggaccgacgtcctcgtcggggtaaaggcagcgaagaaggcatcacgccgggagagggcgtccgcattgccgtggtgcttgccagcctgctctctcttcaactcctccacctctaggaccagggactcagcctcctgttgtctctccctgagtttcttactgaacgcatcagccttggttttagcagagtttagcttctgttgagcagctttcagttccttctctctctctgcctccgcattcttcatctggttctccaacaccttgtacttctcctctgccttcttctggacctccttactactgcgcagggtctcctcacactcctcgatggtcctgcgcagcctctccagctcctcctgttgcttagggaaggagctctgttggagtttagcctggaggatatctaactcttctgtcttcatgtctaactgttgctttaacaaacgatacctctcagcggtccccttcagaccagacagttctttgtccagattctgtagctccgtctctgtgtcggtctgggcacctgccatccctatcagagcccgggcgggagtgagtaactcggaggattgcaccggagccttcccaggatgagtcttgcctctccgtttccgaggtactcgggttatccctctcctgagactctctccagagtgggtaaaaggctgggcagtctcgtccaattaggacagggacggggagggaatcaaccacccccgccgtcgtgtgtatggttccccgtgtgctggtcattgtaagttcagtaatggggtattctctggtgtccccatggacacaggaaactgggaggactttccccggggtcagacacgttgggcccaccaaatccttacgcaccagggtggcccggctaccagaatccagtaaggcctccacatcatggtgattcacagttaccgggcaggtggggggtcgatctgggccgccatctacgactcccaagagcgaggcaaaacggtgtgtgggtgctgagctggaggactccgcagtgggcataggttcatcggctggtttcccacactgccaggagatatgtcccatctccccacaccggtaacactgtcgagtttccccctcctggtgtactcttcttggacccgcctggtttctggctccccctggagccgggataagtcctgacgtggctgggttcgagaccttggggtcctttggacgggttcttcccatttgtggtggggccgcactcctggggtcttttcgggaagcattcagcatctccgctgtggcctggtacttttccacagcttccacggtcagatcagccgtggtcaaggcctgttgactgatgaaccgttttgcctcataaggcagggcgcgtggtaacgatccaccacaacggcctccaccaccgccgctgctgtattcctctgcggatccagccatttccttgcgattcggacaagttcatgcatctgcgcccgaggaggttggtctggttggaaggtccagctgtgaaagcgctgggccataccaaactttgtgagtccatatctgctgaggatctcagacttcagggcatcatagtcagtaacctggtcagggcccaggtcccggacagcattcagcgattcccggttagaaagggggctaacagaccaacccactgttgcttgggccaggcttccctagtggccgtggcctcaaatgcatgcaggtatgcctcaatgtcatcggtagctcccatcttagatataaagtcacttgcctttattgggcgggtattttggaccaccctctgtctctgcaactgcaattcctctgccttcagaaggttggctttcttttgctcctccaagagagccacgtttgcttgcatctgggcttgctggccagcaacaagggctttcaatatgtcctccatttcagtcgggcggggagcctacggccaacttggaaaactgggtgatcaaaccttcggtatcctcctctgacatgcactattaacgcttgagcgtgcccgtattctccaccatctgtgacgtcacgagaggctacacagctttcagcgggattgctcaagtagtgcaaggagacaaggttcaaacaaaacaaggattttattataggtcttgggaaattaacgaaaatataacaaaattctgttctcttgtggctctttaagggttaacagttcagggatgtctcttccacatccaaaatcataattctcactcgctcagataacttttccccagccttactgtagtccacgttgcagctagtggccaacccagcaaaaagtccttccaaatgtctctcacgtatttccacaggtgcatatatccaaaggtgagtatttcccaaaggtaagtatctccaaatccttatattcctcatggaagtggacgtgcagcactcttgtcctccagagagcccaggttggagactgtgtctcttcacc
Above is a window of Coregonus clupeaformis isolate EN_2021a unplaced genomic scaffold, ASM2061545v1 scaf0001, whole genome shotgun sequence DNA encoding:
- the LOC123482915 gene encoding uncharacterized protein LOC123482915 isoform X2, with the protein product MNTAMTVIVLLVCSDVIYMIQGRAIADPRCRCPKVHAETNSVRINVPLRLSPHLPPLALDQSLSGAGSWKLCHPATPLQACL